TCCGATTCTTCACGGAAGCCGCTTTTGTAGATGATTCCTTTGTTTTTACCTACCGGCTGAAAACAACAATCTAAGTGCAAAGCGTTATCACGAGCTTCTAATTTTGATTTTACCAAATCAAATTCTTTCACTTTTTTATGTGGAAATAATGCTTTGATATAATTGACCCCTTCCATATTGGTTCGGGCCGTAATGTAATCTTTGTAATCGGAACCTTTGTACGTTCCGATAAAAATATAGTCGTTCCAAAGCATGACATCACCGCCTTCGATATGCACTTCATCAGGAGGGCGCACCACCTTGGTCGGGTCGATTTGATCGATTACATATTGAATGGCATCCAACTCTCTTTCTCTGTCGGGAAGAATATTGGCTTTGATGAACATATCATCAATCACGAATCCGATATCACGGGCAAAAATTTGATTGTAGTTGGCAATCATTTCAGGACGGAACACTTTCACGTCATATTTTTGAAACACTTGATTAAAAGCTTCCATTTCGTTAATCATATCGGCTTCTGTCGGATACGTTCCGGCCAGGATATGTTCTAAGGATTTTGGATCATAGGCTTCTGCTGCCGTTGGGGTTGGACCGTTGTTTACAGCCGAACCGAGCACTACCGCTCTTAATCTTGAAGTTTCGTTTTTTACATTTAATGGTAACATATAGTAGCTTTTGGCTTTAGGCAAATATAAAAAAGCTTCCCGGTTAGGAGAAGCTTTGTTTATAAGTATTTAAAGAATCACTTATCTTTTATCCATGGCTTTGAATTCTCTCAAAGGATATCCGGTATAAACCTGTCTTGGTCTTCCGATTGGCTCTTTGTTGATACGCATTTCTTTCCATTGAGCAATCCAACCCGGCAAACGGCCTATGGCAAACATTACGGTAAACATATCTGTTGGTATCCCTAAGGCGCGGTAGATGATTCCTGAATAGAAATCAACATTAGGATATAATTTTCTTGATACGAAATAGTCGTCTACTAATGCCGCTTCTTCTAATTCTTTTGCAATTCTTAAAATTGGATCATCAACACCAAGATTTTTCAAAACCTCATCAGCCGCTTTCTTGATAATTCTCGCTCTTGGATCGAAGTTTTTATACACTCGGTGTCCGAAGCCCATCAAACGGAACGGATCGTCTTTATCTTTGGCTTTAGCCATATATTTTGCTGAATCGCCACCATCTTTTTGAATCGCTTCCAACATTTCTAATACTGCTTGATTGGCACCACCATGCAATGGCCCCCATAGTGCCGAAACTCCGGCAGAAATAGAAGCAAATAATCCGGCGTGTGACGAACCTACAATTCTCACCGTTGACGTCGAACAGTTTTGTTCGTGATCGGCATGAAGGATAAATAATTTATCTAAAGCATCAACCACAACAGGATTGGCTTGGTAAGGTCCGGTTGGCAATTTAAACATCAACTGCATAAAATTGTCAACATACCCAATAGTATTATCATAATAATTTAAAGGATAGCCCATCATTTTTCTGTACGTCCAAGTAGCAATCACCAAGAATTTACCCATGGTTTTGCATACGGCTTCATACATTTCTTTTTCGTTTTCTACATTAACCACTTTTGGGTTGAATGCGGTTAACGCACTGGTAAGCGAAGACAAAACGCCCATCGGATGAGCTGTTTTAGGAAAACCATCAATGATGTTTTTCATTTCTTCATTAACCAAAGTGTATTTGCGGATATCATTTTCAAACTGTTCCAATTGAGCTTTGGTTGGCAATTCTCCAAAAATCACTAAATAAGAAACTTCCAGAAAACCTGCTTTTTCGGCTAAGTCCTCGATGGCATAGCCACGGTAGCGAAGAATTCCCTCTTCTCCATCAAGAAAAGTGATTTCGCTTTCACAAGAACCTGAGTTTTTATACCCCGGATCCAGAGTAATCGCACCGGTTAAAGCGCGTAGTTTTTCGATATCGATAGCGGCTTCATTCTCACTTCCTACAATTACCGGAAACTCATATTTAGTGCCATCAAATTCTAATATTGCTGTTTTAGACATGATATAAATAGGGAATTAAATCTGATTGTTTAACAATTCAACAAAATTAGGGAATTCGAAATGAAATAAAAAAGAATTACGGCAACGTTTTCGTTAAATTTGTGATAATTTTTGCAAGGTTGGTATAGGTCAAAAAAAAGGCGCACCGAAGTACGCCTTTACCACAATTACTTAAATTTTATTCTCTAACTACTTTTTCTACTTTACTGCCTTTATCCGAAGTTATTTTTACAAAATACACTCCTTTAGCTTGTGAGGTTAAATCGAATACCCCTTTAGCTTCATTCATCAATTGAGTTTGCAGCAATCTTCCCTGAATATCATACAACTGAATTGATTTGATGGTGAATTGACTGCTGATGTTGATATGGTCCTTGGTCGGATTTGGATAAAGGGTTATCGATCCATCCATCGGGAAATCAGGATTGCTTAAGGTTTGGAATACCGTATCGGCATTATTAGTTTCCACCGGGAAATTGTAATCAAAATAAATATTGGCCTTTTTGCTTACCTGATCGCCTTGAGTCAACGTAGTTTTAGATTTAATTTTCAGCAAGATATTACCGTGTCCACCTGAATCTAAATTGATGTTTTGGAAAATAAATTCGGCTATATTGTTAGTCATTTTAGTGGTAACCGAAGCAGAGCTGCTTAACACTTGTAATGAACTCAAGTCATATTTTGTAGCATCAATTTCATCTCTTATTACTATATTTTCGGCTTGATACGTTCCTGTATTTTCAAAGTTAACGATGTAATGCAAGTACTTCCCTATTTCGGTTGGTGCCACTACATCGCCTTCCAGACAAGTAAT
Above is a genomic segment from Flavobacterium phycosphaerae containing:
- a CDS encoding dimethylarginine dimethylaminohydrolase family protein, producing the protein MLPLNVKNETSRLRAVVLGSAVNNGPTPTAAEAYDPKSLEHILAGTYPTEADMINEMEAFNQVFQKYDVKVFRPEMIANYNQIFARDIGFVIDDMFIKANILPDRERELDAIQYVIDQIDPTKVVRPPDEVHIEGGDVMLWNDYIFIGTYKGSDYKDYITARTNMEGVNYIKALFPHKKVKEFDLVKSKLEARDNALHLDCCFQPVGKNKGIIYKSGFREESDYVFLVKLFGKENLFHITRDEMYNMNSNVFSIDDNVVVSEKNFTRLNTWLRDNGFIVEEIPYAEIAKQEGLLRCSTLPLIRD
- a CDS encoding citrate synthase; this encodes MSKTAILEFDGTKYEFPVIVGSENEAAIDIEKLRALTGAITLDPGYKNSGSCESEITFLDGEEGILRYRGYAIEDLAEKAGFLEVSYLVIFGELPTKAQLEQFENDIRKYTLVNEEMKNIIDGFPKTAHPMGVLSSLTSALTAFNPKVVNVENEKEMYEAVCKTMGKFLVIATWTYRKMMGYPLNYYDNTIGYVDNFMQLMFKLPTGPYQANPVVVDALDKLFILHADHEQNCSTSTVRIVGSSHAGLFASISAGVSALWGPLHGGANQAVLEMLEAIQKDGGDSAKYMAKAKDKDDPFRLMGFGHRVYKNFDPRARIIKKAADEVLKNLGVDDPILRIAKELEEAALVDDYFVSRKLYPNVDFYSGIIYRALGIPTDMFTVMFAIGRLPGWIAQWKEMRINKEPIGRPRQVYTGYPLREFKAMDKR